A stretch of the Zeugodacus cucurbitae isolate PBARC_wt_2022May chromosome 6, idZeuCucr1.2, whole genome shotgun sequence genome encodes the following:
- the LOC105217336 gene encoding equilibrative nucleoside transporter 2: protein MEPPRDKWNIVLFIFILHGIGTLMPWNMFITAKSYFVEFKLGGESNSTSASNYAANFLQYIGFAAQIPNIIFNWLNVFLNLGGDLTKRMAISILVELFIFVVTVLMAMVDSSGWPGAFFWITMTTVVILNMASAVYQNTIFGMVATFPFRYTGAVILGCNICGLFVSLISIGSNYIFPTIRVAAIYYFITAMVLLLFCYDTFFAIPLNKFFIYNQLSRKTEGSENVKTSEIPYWTIFKTASIQLVNVFTIFFVTLAVFPAVNSDIKASSPDFFIKDPIMYIQITCFLTFNLFAMLGSLTSYWIQWPGPKYLIIPVMLRLIFIPLFLFCNYLPLNIERKLPVIINNDWIYWIIGVLMAYTSGYYSALAMMYAPQSVEQNHQVKAGMFAGAMLISGIFCGILFSFITPYLV from the coding sequence ATGGAACCACCTCGAGACAAATGGAATATtgtgctatttatatttattctacATGGCATCGGGACATTGATGCCGTGGAATATGTTTATAACGGCCAAAAGCTATTTCGTTGAATTCAAATTAGGCGGAGAATCAAATTCCACAAGTGCTTCAAATTATGCAGCGAATTTTCTACAATATATCGGATTTGCGGCCCAAATTcccaatataatatttaattggcTCAATGTGTTTTTAAATTTGGGTGGAGATTTGACGAAACGTATGGCGATTAGTATATTAGTGGAGCTATTCATATTTGTGGTAACAGTGCTTATGGCCATGGTGGACTCATCGGGCTGGCCTGGTGCATTTTTTTGGATAACAATGACCACAGTGGTCATCTTAAATATGGCTAGCGCTGTTTACCAAAATACCATATTCGGCATGGTCGCAACATTTCCCTTTCGATATACTGGCGCAGTTATATTAGGATGTAACATCTGCGGCCTTTTTGTATCTTTGATAAGTATTGGGAGCAATTATATATTTCCTACCATTAGAGTTGCTGCGATTTATTACTTCATAACGGCGATGGTACTTTTATTGTTCTGTTATGATACATTTTTCGCAATACCTCTGaacaaatttttcatatataatcaACTTTCTCGGAAAACTGAAGGCAGCGAAAATGTGAAAACTTCGGAAATACCTTATTGGACTATCTTCAAAACAGCATCCATTCAACTGGTGAACGTATTTACAATATTCTTTGTAACGTTGGCAGTTTTTCCTGCCGTAAACTCTGATATCAAGGCCTCTTCACCGGATTTCTTCATAAAGGACCCAataatgtatatacaaattaccTGCTTTTTAACGTTCAACCTGTTTGCAATGCTAGGAAGTTTGACTTCATATTGGATACAATGGCCTGGACCCAAATATTTGATCATACCGGTTATGTTGCGGTTGATTTTTATACCGTTATTTCTGTTTTGCAATTATTTGCCATTAAATATCGAGAGAAAACTGCCAGTCATCATAAACAATGATTGGATATATTGGATTATTGGCGTTTTAATGGCCTACACTTCAGGATACTACAGCGCTTTGGCAATGATGTATGCGCCACAGTCAGTTGAGCAGAATCATCAAGTCAAAGCTGGAATGTTCGCTGGGGCGATGCTTATAAGTGGAATTTTCTGcggaattttgttttcatttataacTCCATATTTAGTCTAA
- the LOC105217337 gene encoding heat shock protein 75 kDa, mitochondrial, with protein sequence MSFTSRLCRVINSTAHVQRYATRNFIGSSQAAWSLRWNKNLGRNVHQFARYMSTESTASATADDKGGFHTIIRQTEKPVGEADKHEFQAETRMLLDIVARSLYSENEVFVRELISNASDALEKFRYTVHTAGENEKNFDGADRPLEIHIATDKQSMQLTIQDTGIGMTREELINNLGMIARSGSKKFLEQVKEAGGGAENSSNIIGQFGVGFYSAFMVADKVEVFTKSSTVDSQGLRWASDGSGSYEIQEADGVAHGTKIVIHLKPECREYADEDRIRAVIKKYSNFVGSPIFLNGQRANDIQPLWLMEPKDVSQEQHNEFYRFIANTFDTPRFVLHYKTDVPLSIRALLYFPEGKPGLFDMTRDANVGVALYTRKVLIQSKTENLVPKWLRFIKGVVDSEDIPLNLSRELLQNSALIKKLSNVLASRVLRFLQERANKQPEEYAAFYKDYGLFLKEGIITSHDQNEKESIAKLLRFDSSKNADGNRISLSDYSTNVGEQKDIFYLAAPNRVLAESSPYYESLKKRGVEVLFCYEPYDELVLMQLGTFQGKKLVSVEKEMRENDGAEKVTDYGEGSLLHTQIEELLPWIRDKLKGKVANVKVTTRLDSHPCVITVEEMAAARHFIRTQSHELPEENRFALLQPQLEINPKHEIIKKLNKLRTSDPELADLVTQQLFANAMVGAGLAEDPRTLLLTMNDLLTKALEKH encoded by the exons atgtcatttaCTTCACGTCTCTGCCGTGTTATAAATTCTACTGCACACGTGCAACGTTATGCAACGCGCAACTTCATTGGCAGCTCACAGGCGGCATGGTCATTGCGCTGGAACAAAAATCTAGGCAGAAATG tccATCAATTTGCACGTTACATGAGTACGGAGTCCACAGCATCCGCGACAGCTGATGATAAAGGTGGTTTCCACACTATTATCAGACAAACTGAAAAGCCGGTCGGCGAAGCTGATAAGCATGAATTTCAAGCTGAGACACGTATGTTGCTGGATATTGTGGCACGTTCATTATATTCCGAGAATGAAGTATTTGTGCGGGAATTGATTTCGAACGCTAGTGATGCTTTGGAGAAATTCCGTTACACTGTACATACCGCTGGTGAAAACGAGAAGAATTTTGATGGCGCAGATCGGCCATTAGAAATCCATATTGCTACTGATAAACAGTCAATGCAATTAACGATACag GACACCGGCATTGGCATGACGCGCGAGGAACTTATCAATAATCTTGGCATGATTGCACGTAGTGGCTCCAAAAAATTCTTAGAACAGGTAAAGGAAGCCGGTGGTGGTGCCGAAAACTCTTCGAATATTATTGGACAATTCGGTGTTGGCTTCTATTCCGCTTTTATGGTAGCTGATAAGGTGGAAGTATTCACAAAGTCTTCGACTGTCGATTCACAAGGACTACGCTGGGCGTCTGATGGATCTGGTTCATATGAAATTCAGGAAGCTGATGGTGTAGCACATGGCACTAAAATCGTTATACATTTAAAACCAGAATGTAGAGAATATGCAGATGAGGATCGCATTAgag CGGTGATCAAGAAATATAGTAACTTTGTTGGTTCACCAATATTTTTGAATGGGCAACGTGCTAACGATATTCAGCCCTTATGGTTAATGGAACCGAAAGATGTGTCACAAGAACAGCATAATGAGTTCTATAGATTCATTGCCAACACTTTTGATACACCACGTTTCGTTTTGCATTACAAG ACTGATGTACCACTCAGCATTCGCGCTTTACTCTACTTCCCAGAAGGTAAACCCGGGTTATTCGATATGACACGTGATGCTAATGTGGGTGTAGCACTTTATACACGCAAAGTCTTGATACAATCTAAGACAGAAAACCTGGTGCCCAAATGGCTGCGATTTATTAAAG gcgTTGTGGACTCCGAAGATATACCACTTAATTTAAGCCGTGAACTGCTACAGAATAGCGCTTTAATCAA AAAACTGTCAAATGTGCTAGCTAGTCGTGTATTGCGCTTCTTGCAGGAACGTGCAAACAAGCAACCTGAAGAGTATGCCGCCTTCTATAAGGATTACGGTCTATTCCTCAAGGAAGGCATTATCACCTCACACGATCAGAATGAAAAGGAAAGCATTGCCAAACTTTTGCGTTTCGATTCTTCCAAGAATGCCGATGGCAATCGCATATCACTTTCAGATTATAGCACAAATGTTGGCGAACAAAAGGATATCTTCTATTTAGCAGCGCCAAATCGCGTGCTCGCTGAATCGTCTCCTTACTATGAAAGCTTGAAGAAACGCGGTGTTGAAGTGTTATTCTGTTACGAACCCTATGATGAGCTTGTGCTCATGCAATTGGGTACATTCCAAGGCAAAAAACTAGTTTCCGTTGAAAAAGAAATGCGTGAGAATGACGGCGCTGAAAAGGTCACCGACTATGGTGAAGGCAGTTTGCTGCACACGCAGATCGAGGAACTCTTACCTTGGATACGCGACAAACTAAAAGGCAAAGTGGCGAATGTTAAGGTGACTACGCGTCTTGATTCACATCCTTGTGTGATTACAGTGGAAGAAATGGCGGCTGCGCGACATTTCATACGCACACAAAGTCATGAATTGCCTGAGGAGAATCGTTTTGCTTTACTGCAGCCACAATTAGAGATCAATCCTAA ACatgaaattatcaagaaatTAAACAAGTTGCGCACAAGTGATCCTGAGCTTGCAGACTTGGTAACGCAACAACTCTTTGCGAATGCTATGGTAGGCGCTGGACTCGCTGAGGACCCACGTACGCTTCTGCTCACAATGAATGATTTGTTGACAAAAGCTTTGGAGAAGCATTAG